One Spirochaetaceae bacterium genomic region harbors:
- a CDS encoding pentapeptide repeat-containing protein: MMSDNVCCGLVCCGLRCGLLIPVLIVFGAAFGETQTLDCVPDCRGADLANASLANLNLNRVDLVNADLTDADLTGVSLVGADLTGASLFCATLVDVDLTAATLTRADLRKVDLSGKGGPPATLIRADLTGADLSHANLNGADLRGANLSYVNLADAYLGSAILNGATMIDTIGCDDSRRLPGCYLGS, translated from the coding sequence ATGATGAGCGACAATGTTTGTTGCGGACTTGTTTGTTGCGGACTTCGTTGCGGATTGCTGATTCCGGTTCTGATTGTGTTCGGCGCGGCGTTCGGCGAGACGCAGACCCTCGACTGCGTTCCGGATTGCCGCGGGGCAGACTTGGCGAACGCAAGCCTGGCGAACCTGAACCTGAACCGTGTTGACCTGGTCAATGCCGACCTTACTGACGCCGATCTGACGGGGGTGTCGCTGGTGGGAGCCGACCTGACCGGTGCTTCGCTGTTCTGCGCGACTCTGGTCGACGTCGACCTCACCGCCGCAACGCTGACCCGTGCCGACCTGCGGAAGGTGGACCTCTCCGGCAAGGGCGGCCCGCCTGCTACCCTGATTCGTGCCGATCTCACGGGCGCTGACCTCAGCCATGCGAATCTCAACGGCGCCGATCTCAGAGGAGCGAACTTGAGCTACGTGAACCTGGCCGACGCATATCTCGGCAGCGCAATCCTGAACGGCGCGACCATGATAGACACGATTGGCTGCGACGACAGCAGGCGGCTTCCCGGCTGCTACCTGGGCTCATGA
- a CDS encoding DEAD/DEAH box helicase: MTFHELDLDPKLLQAIDELGFTHCTPVQEQTFVYSLIGADVAVQSQTGTGKTAAFLISIFQLFLEQRSLDDCIALVVAPTRELADQIEDDARLLGKHLDFPIASFYGGVGYAKQERALQEGVRLAIGTPGRLLDFTEQRKLDLRKVGILVIDEADRMFDMGFIPDLRRLIRQMPGRDERVTMLYSATLSTRVKTLAFDYMRSPAEITITPERVTVDEISQELYHVSRERKFSLLLGLMARDQPDNALIFTNTKQAAYELATRMQRNGLGCEYIIGDLPQSKRQSLIDQLKAGELRYLVATDVAARGLHIDGLDLVVNYELPEHSENYVHRIGRTARAGRSGKAVALACEEWVFALQGIEEFIRNPIPVSKATDDLYLEDITGGARLGHYLGGRARDDRRRSGAGRGTERRAAARGAGD, encoded by the coding sequence ATGACTTTCCACGAGCTCGATCTTGATCCGAAGCTCCTGCAGGCGATTGACGAACTGGGATTCACCCATTGTACACCGGTGCAGGAGCAGACCTTCGTTTACAGTCTTATCGGTGCCGACGTAGCGGTCCAGTCCCAGACCGGCACCGGCAAGACCGCCGCATTTCTGATCAGCATATTCCAGTTGTTCCTGGAGCAGCGCAGCCTCGATGACTGCATCGCATTGGTGGTCGCCCCCACCCGCGAACTCGCCGACCAGATCGAAGACGACGCGCGCCTGCTCGGCAAGCACCTCGACTTTCCCATCGCCAGCTTCTACGGCGGCGTGGGCTACGCCAAGCAGGAGCGGGCACTGCAGGAGGGTGTGCGTCTGGCGATCGGCACGCCCGGGCGCCTGCTGGACTTCACCGAGCAGCGCAAGCTGGACCTGCGCAAGGTGGGCATCCTGGTGATCGACGAGGCCGACCGCATGTTCGACATGGGATTCATCCCCGACCTGCGCCGGTTGATCCGGCAGATGCCGGGGCGGGACGAGCGCGTCACCATGTTGTATAGCGCCACCCTGTCGACGCGCGTCAAGACCCTGGCGTTCGATTACATGCGCAGCCCTGCGGAGATCACCATAACCCCGGAGCGGGTCACCGTCGACGAGATCTCGCAGGAGTTGTACCACGTCTCCCGCGAGCGCAAATTCAGCCTGTTGCTCGGCCTGATGGCGCGCGATCAGCCCGACAACGCGCTGATCTTCACCAATACCAAGCAGGCGGCGTACGAACTCGCCACCCGCATGCAGCGCAATGGCCTCGGCTGCGAGTACATCATCGGCGACCTGCCGCAGAGCAAGCGGCAGAGCCTGATCGACCAGTTGAAGGCGGGCGAACTGCGTTACCTGGTGGCGACCGACGTGGCGGCGCGCGGCTTGCACATCGACGGACTCGACCTGGTGGTCAACTATGAGCTGCCGGAGCACAGCGAGAACTACGTACACCGAATCGGGCGCACCGCACGCGCGGGGCGCAGCGGCAAGGCGGTCGCCCTGGCGTGCGAGGAGTGGGTGTTCGCGCTGCAGGGGATCGAGGAGTTCATCCGCAATCCGATACCGGTGTCCAAGGCCACCGACGACCTCTACCTGGAGGACATCACCGGCGGCGCGCGGCTCGGACACTACCTCGGAGGGCGCGCACGCGACGACCGTCGCCGTTCCGGCGCCGGCCGCGGCACCGAGCGCCGTGCTGCCGCACGCGGCGCCGGAGAC